A window from Gossypium raimondii isolate GPD5lz chromosome 7, ASM2569854v1, whole genome shotgun sequence encodes these proteins:
- the LOC105763823 gene encoding uncharacterized protein LOC105763823 yields MSTRGTRGRGREAVVKAKEVLGLGLREAPASLVTETGSFDRATGDDALPQAMLRILKRVVETSTGALGRGSISERLWLNGAQIFRGVSELDLNMAEYWLEATERIIDDLDPTTEQKLKGVVSLLRDEAYQWWLTMTEGTQADRLTWDFFKAIFQGKYVGTSYVDARRKEFLSLVQGNKTVAEYEAEFL; encoded by the coding sequence ATGAGTACTAGAGGTACTCGCGGAAGGGGACGCGAGGCCGTGGTTAAGGCTAAGGAAGTGCTAGGGCTGGGTCTTCGGGAAGCACCAGCTTCACTTGTGACTGAGACTGGATCATTCGATCGAGCGACTGGGGATGATGCACTACCCCAAGCTATGCTCCGTATCCTGAAAAGGGTCGTAGAGACCAGTACTGGTGCTCTGGGCCGTGGGTCAATTTCAGAACGACTCTGGTTGAATGGGGCACAAATTTTTAGGGGTGTTTCTGAACTAGACCTTAATATGGCTGAATACTGGTTGGAAGCCACGGAGAGAATAATAGATGACCTCGACCCAACTACTGAGCAAAAACTAAAAGGTGTAGTGTCTTTACTACGAGATGAagcctatcagtggtggcttaccATGACAGAAGGTACTCAGGCCGACCGGTTAACATGGGATTTCTTTAAGGCAATATTCCAAGGAAAGTATGTGGGCACAAGTTATGTGGACGCCCGAAGAAAGGAATTTTTAAGTTTGGTTCAGGGGAATAAAACTGTGGCGGAATATGAGGCAGAGTTTTTGTGA